The proteins below come from a single Juglans regia cultivar Chandler chromosome 12, Walnut 2.0, whole genome shotgun sequence genomic window:
- the LOC108992750 gene encoding RPM1-interacting protein 4-like, with protein MAHNSNVPEFGKWESEVPYTVYFDNARKGKDGGRKRAEVESSENEHNRSQEDTELRMVADSTLQHDTAGQRAALEFPNHNGGVRSGSNNAKGLAPKSSEALRSKNEQHLSREGDELRRHSDSAMPREAVGQRVLSDSPLHHRVGPSTGNIPKRAMQQSAGDDHSIEHSPRHQHYQPRIGGGKGSGVSSPSWERKGSSQGSSHSLAPLTPGRSRLRSVARDNETPDHSAAVPKFGDWDESNPASAEGYTAIFNLVKQERQVEAGNAPVVGSGTPYSNGLHTQSDNKNSKGCCCFPWARK; from the exons CATAACTCCAATGTGCCAGAGTTTGGTAAATGGGAAAGTGAAGTCCCATACACAGTCTATTTTGATAATGCAAGGAAGGGTAAGGATGGTGGAAGGAAGAGGGCAGAGGTAGAAAGTTCAGAGAATGAGCACAATAGAAGCCAAGAAGATACTGAGTTAAGGATGGTAGCTGATTCGACATTGCAACATGACACTGCAGGCCAGAGGGCTGCTTTGGAATTTCCCAATCACAATGGTGGTGTACGATCTGGTAGTAACAATGCTAAAGGGTTAGCACCTAAAAGCTCAGAAGCATTAAGATCAAAGAATGAGCAACATTTGAGCCGGGAAGGTGATGAACTAAGGAGACATTCTGATTCAGCAATGCCCCGTGAAGCTGTAGGTCAGAGAGTCTTATCAGATTCACCTCTTCATCATCGTGTTGGCCCATCCACTGGCAACATCCCTAAAAGGGCTATGCAGCAGAGTGCAGGGGATGATCACAGCATTGAGCACTCACCTCGGCACCAACATTACCAGCCAAGGATTGGAGGAGGCAAAGGCAGTGGAGTGTCTTCTCCCTCATGGGAAAGGAAGGGTTCATCTCAAGGTAGTAGCCATAGCTTAGCTCCATTGACTCCAGGAAGATCTCGACTAAGATCAGTTGCTCGAGACAATGAAACC CCTGATCACAGTGCTGCTGTTCCAAAATTTGGTGACTGGGATGAGAGCAACCCTGCTTCAGCTGAAGGTTACACTGCAATTTTCAACTTAGTGAAACAGGAGAGGCAGGTTGAGGCAGGAAATGCACCAGTTGTGGGGAGTGGAACTCCTTATTCTAATGGTCTTCATACGCAATCTGATAATAAAAATTCCAAG GGCTGTTGCTGTTTTCCCTGGGCCAGAAAATGA